The window GCCGGTATGACAAGGCCGAACAATGGCCGCAGCGACTGTTGATTCGAGCAGCGCATCGGACGATGCGCCCCGGCGCTCGCGCGCGCATCCGAGCCGCCGGAGCCTGCGCGGCCTCGACTGGTTCATCTTTTGCCTGGCCGACGTGCAGGTCGGCTTCGGCGCCTTCGTCGCCCTCTACCTCACTACCCAGAAGTGGACGCAGATCGACATCGGCATGGTGTTGTCGGTGGCCGGTCTCACGGCGCTTGCCGGACAGCTTCCCGGCGGCGCGATCGTCGACGCTGCCTCGCGCATTCGCGTGCTGATCGCCGGCGCGGTGTGCGCCATAGCGGTGAGCGCGCTCGCCATCGGCACATTCCCGATTCTTCCAGTGGTGCTGGGGGCGGCGATCCTGCACGCGGGTGCGAGCTGCATCCTCGGTCCCGCCATCGCGGCGATATCGCTCGGCCTCGTCGGCTATGACCGGGTGAGCGAGCGACTGGGTCGCAACGCCAGCCTCGCGTCGATCGGCGCCGGCCTCGCGGCGGCGGGCATGGGGCTGTGCGGGTATCTCATCTCCAACCAGGCGGTGTTCTTCGTCACCGCGGCGCTGTGCATCCCGATGCTGTTCGCGCTGTCCCGCATCCGGCCCGAGGACCTCGACGTGGAGCGCGTGCACGGCGGCAGGGCGGCACCGCATCCGGGCGATCCGGCGGCCACGTTGCGCGACGTCTTACGCAACCAGGCGCTCGTCTTCTTCGCCTTCTGCATGGTGCTGTTCCATCTCGCCAACGCGGCGATGATGCCGACGCTCGCCAGCGTGATGACCATGCGCTCGAGCGATCACGCGACCATTCTGATCGGCGCCTGCATGGTGGTGCCGCAGCTCATCGTGGCGCTGTTCTCGCCCTGGGTCGGCCGTCAGGCGCGCGTCCGCGGCAACCGTGCCATGCTGCTCATCGGCTTCGCGGCGCTGCCGCTGCGCGGGTTCCTGTTTGCCATGGTGAGCGATCCCTACACGCTCGTCGCGGTGCAGCTGTTAGATGGCATCTCGGCGGCGGTGCTCGGCGTGATGGTCCCGCTGGTCATCGCCGACGCGTCACGCGGCACCGGTCACTTCAGCCTGGCGCAGGGGTTCGTCGGCAGCGCCATCGGTATCGGCGCGGCGCTCAGCACGACGTTTGCCGGCTACATGAGCGACAACTTCGGCCACGCCACGACCTTCCTCAGCCTCGCCGCCATCGCCGCGATGGGCTTCCTGTTCGTGTTCGCCAGCCAGATGCGCGGCTATCGCCGCGTTCCCGTCTAAGCCGATCAGGCCGCCGCGGACGGCACGGCGGCGGGGCGCTCGACCGCCGGCCGTGGCGAGCTCTCCGGCAGCTCGCACAGGCCGCCACCGAGGTAGAGGTGGTGCCAAAGCTGCGTCGACAGCACGCCGGTGAGGCCCATCTTGAGAAACACGTTGATCTTCGAGCCCTCGCCGCGGCTGATGGCTTCGTAATCGCGCAGAACGGTATCCGTGTCGAAGTAGCCGGTGCGATTGAGCGACTCGCGGCTCATGAGCCCGCGCACGTACTCCGGCGGATCGACGAAGAAGGATTCCGCCAGCGGCGCGCGGAACATGCCCTTCTTGCGGAAGGCGGCCTCCTTCGGCAACAGCCGGGCGGCGGCCTGGCGCAACAGATACTTGTCGCGGGTGAGGCCGCGCAGCTTCAACGAGGGATGCAGCTTCGACACGTAGTCGATGACGTCCTCGTCGAGGAACGGGTAGCGGGTCTCGACGCTGTTGGCCATGGCGACGCGGTCGCCCTTGTGGTTCAGCAGCAGGCCGGCGAGATGGATCTTGTAGCCGTAGTAGAGCGACTGGTTCAGCGGGCTCCAGCGGCGCACGCGCTCGGTCTCGATCGGCACGTCCTCGTAGGCGACGTAGTCGCCGAGGCGATCCTTCATGGCGGCGGAGAAGTAGCGGTCGCGCGACTGCGAAACGAGGTGATAGATGAGCGTCTGGGCGTGGGCGCGGCCCATCATCCCGTCGATGCGCTTCAGCTGCGCGTGGCTCATGTGCGGCGACATGCGCCGGCGGAACATGCGGTTCAACGTGTCGGACGCATTCGTGCCGCCGACGTCCATGAAGTAGCTGAGCTTGCGCAGCTTGAACCAGATGTAGCCGGCGAACGCCTCGTCCGAGCCTTCGCCGGTGAGCGCCACCTTGTAGCCCTGGTCGTGCACCTCCTGCGACAGGCGCCACAGCGCCGCGCACGACGTGTCGATCACCGGGCAGTCGGCGGAAGCGATGAGCTGCGGATAGGTGTTGGCGATGACGGTGCTGTCGGAGCGCAGGATGGTCGGCAGGCTGCCGATAGCACGCGCGGTGAACAGCGCGTCGGTAGTCTCGTCGAGGCCCTTGCCGGGCACCTGGATGGTGAAGCTCGGCACCGGCGAGCCGCGCAGCTTCGAGGCGGTGGCGAGGACGTAAGCGGAATCGACGCCGCCTGAGAGATAGCCGACGACCGGAACGTCGGCGCGCAGGCGGATTTCGACGGCGCGGCGGAAGCGCGCCTCGAACTCGTCGATCGCGGTTTCGATATTGCGCGGGTTCTCTTCGCTGCCGGCATCGGGGAAATCGAAGTCCCAGTAGCGGCGCTCGACGATCTCGGTGGCCTTGCCGTCGCGGCGGAAGGCGATCTTGAGATAGTGCCCGGGCAGCAGCGACTGCACGCCTTCGAACATCGTGCGGCGCGTGCCCATGGCGAAGAACGTGAAGAGCTGGTCGAGCCCGCGCGGATCGGCGGTGGCGGCAACGGCACCGGACGCGAGGATCGCCTTGATCTCGGAGCCGAAGAACATCCAGTCGCCCTGCCGGCTCCAATGCAGCGGGCAGATGCCGACGCGGTCGCGGGCGAGAAAGATGGTGCGCTTGGTGAAGTCAACTAGCGCGATGGCGAACTGGCCCTTCAAGTGCTCGAAGACACCTTCGCCGTATTCCTCGTAGAGGTGGACGATGATCTCGGTGTCGGTGTGCGTGCGGAAGACGTGGCCCTTGGCCTCGAGCTCCGCCTTGCGCTCGGGATAGTCGAACAGCTCGCCGTTGTAGACGACGGCGATGGTGCCATCCTCGTTGAAGATCGGCTGCGAGCCGTCGCCAAGGCCGATGATCGACAGGCGGCGGTTGGCGAAGCCGAAGCCGGGACGGACGAGGTAGCCGTCCGCGTCGGGGCCGCGGTGCCAGATCGCATCCGCCATCTTCTGCAGCATCCCCGCGTCGGGCTGCCGCTTACCGGTGAGGTCGATCAGTCCTGCGATGCCGCACATAGTTCCTCGTGTCGAAAGGCGCGTGGCGATTCGGCTCTAGGCCGTAGTCCACCTTGGCCGGGTAAATGGCTAGTTACGCAACGTCGCAAATGGCGCCGATCCGGCGATTCGTTGTCCGACCAACTTTATCATGGGCCGGCGGTCTGCAGGGAAAAGTCGCATCAAATGAGGCGCAGGGCCTTGAGGCTCGCATGTCCTTCACGCCCAACAATAATGTGGTCGTGAACGGCGATCCCCAGCGGGGCCGCGGTTGCGACGATTTGCTTCGTCATGTCGACGTCCGCGCGGGACGGCGTCGGGTCGCCCGAGGGGTGATTGTGGACGAGAATTATCGCGGTTGCAGATAACTCCAGCGCGCGCTTCACCACCTCGCGCACGTAGACGGGCGTGTGGTCGACGGTGCCCTGCTGCTGGACCTCGTCGGCGATGAGCCGATTGCGCTTGTCGAGGAACAGGATGCGGAACTGCTCGCGGTGCTCGTAGCTTTGCGCCGCGAATAGGTAGTCGAGCACTTGCTTCGAGGATGCGAGTGCCGGGCGCTGCACCAGCTCGGAGCGCATCATGCGCAGCGCTGCGGCGCGGACGAGCTTCAGCTCGGTGACGACGCTGTCGCCCACGCCGTCCACTTCCTTGAGGCGCGGGTCGGGTGCGTTGACCACCTCGGCGAAGCTGCCGAAGCGGGCGAGCAGGCGCTTGGCGATGCCCTTGGTGTCGCGCCGCGGCAGCGCCCGGAACAACACCAGCTCCAACAGCTCGTAGTCGGGCAACGCATCGGCGCCGCCCTTGCGGAAGCGCTCGCGCAGCCGCTGGCGATGCCCGCTGTGGTCCGGTAGCGGCGCTTCTAAAAAGGAGCCTTGCCTGTCAGCGCCAGCCTTGCCGTCGATCTCGTCGCGATCCGGCATGGCGCACGCCCAGCATCCCTAGTTCTGGAAGTGCGGGAAATCGATGCCGGCGGGCGAGTGGGTGAAGACCTCGACCCCGGTCTCGGTGACGCCCACGCTGTGCTCGAACTGCGCCGACAGCTCGCGGTCGCGGGTGACGGCGGTCCAGCCGTCGGGCAGCACCTTCACGTGGGGGCGCCCGAGGTTGATCATCGGCTCGATGGTGAAGAGCATGCCCGGCTCGAGCACGACGCCTTCGCCGACCTCGCCGTAGTGCAGGATGTTGGGGCGATCGTGGAACACGCGCCCCAGGCCGTGGCCGCAGAAGTCGCGCACGATCGAGCAGCGCTCGGCCTCGGCGTACGCCTGGATGGCGGCACCGATGTGCCCGGTGGTGTTGCCGGGGCGGACCTGGGCAATGCCGCGCTGCAGGGCCTCGTAGGTGACGGTGATCAGGCGTTCGGCGCGGCGCCCGATCGGCCCGACCGGATACATGCGGCTCGTGTCGCCGTGCCACCCGTCGACGATCAGCGTCACATCGATGTTGACGATGTCGCCCTCGCGCAGGGGTTTTGGCCCCGGAATGCCGTGGCAGACGACGTGGTTGATCGAGGTGCAGATGGCCTTGGGGAACCCGCGGTAGTTGAGCGGCGCCGGATAGGCTTTGTGGTCGAGGGCGAAGGCGAGGACGCGCTCGTCGAGCTCCTCGGTGGTGACGCCCGGCTTCACGTGCTCGGTCAGCATATCGAGCGCAGCGGCGGCGAGCTGGCCTGCCTTGCGCATGCCGGCAAAGGCCTCCGGGCCGTGACGCCTGACCTTCCCATCGCGGTCGGGTGCGCGACCGACTTCCACGTTCGACATTCGGCAGATCCTGACGGCCCCCAGCGGGCCGGCCCTCAAATGTAGTGCAAATTGCGGGGGGCGCAATAAACGAACGGCGCGCCGATGGCGCGCCGTGTCGGTAAACCAACTTGAAAGTAAGCCTTAGGCCTTCGCCTCTTCCTCGGCCGGAACCTCGGCAGCGGAGGCCTCAGTGATGAGCGTCTGTGCCTGACCGACCCAGTCGTCCTTCTCGATGCGACCGCCGAGCTGCAGCGTCTCGTCGAGGTTGGCGATGTCGTCGTCCGACAGGTTGGCGATCTGCTCGAGCTTGATGGCATTGAGCTGGCGCAGG of the Hyphomicrobium album genome contains:
- a CDS encoding MFS transporter, translating into MAAATVDSSSASDDAPRRSRAHPSRRSLRGLDWFIFCLADVQVGFGAFVALYLTTQKWTQIDIGMVLSVAGLTALAGQLPGGAIVDAASRIRVLIAGAVCAIAVSALAIGTFPILPVVLGAAILHAGASCILGPAIAAISLGLVGYDRVSERLGRNASLASIGAGLAAAGMGLCGYLISNQAVFFVTAALCIPMLFALSRIRPEDLDVERVHGGRAAPHPGDPAATLRDVLRNQALVFFAFCMVLFHLANAAMMPTLASVMTMRSSDHATILIGACMVVPQLIVALFSPWVGRQARVRGNRAMLLIGFAALPLRGFLFAMVSDPYTLVAVQLLDGISAAVLGVMVPLVIADASRGTGHFSLAQGFVGSAIGIGAALSTTFAGYMSDNFGHATTFLSLAAIAAMGFLFVFASQMRGYRRVPV
- the asnB gene encoding asparagine synthase (glutamine-hydrolyzing), yielding MCGIAGLIDLTGKRQPDAGMLQKMADAIWHRGPDADGYLVRPGFGFANRRLSIIGLGDGSQPIFNEDGTIAVVYNGELFDYPERKAELEAKGHVFRTHTDTEIIVHLYEEYGEGVFEHLKGQFAIALVDFTKRTIFLARDRVGICPLHWSRQGDWMFFGSEIKAILASGAVAATADPRGLDQLFTFFAMGTRRTMFEGVQSLLPGHYLKIAFRRDGKATEIVERRYWDFDFPDAGSEENPRNIETAIDEFEARFRRAVEIRLRADVPVVGYLSGGVDSAYVLATASKLRGSPVPSFTIQVPGKGLDETTDALFTARAIGSLPTILRSDSTVIANTYPQLIASADCPVIDTSCAALWRLSQEVHDQGYKVALTGEGSDEAFAGYIWFKLRKLSYFMDVGGTNASDTLNRMFRRRMSPHMSHAQLKRIDGMMGRAHAQTLIYHLVSQSRDRYFSAAMKDRLGDYVAYEDVPIETERVRRWSPLNQSLYYGYKIHLAGLLLNHKGDRVAMANSVETRYPFLDEDVIDYVSKLHPSLKLRGLTRDKYLLRQAAARLLPKEAAFRKKGMFRAPLAESFFVDPPEYVRGLMSRESLNRTGYFDTDTVLRDYEAISRGEGSKINVFLKMGLTGVLSTQLWHHLYLGGGLCELPESSPRPAVERPAAVPSAAA
- the radC gene encoding RadC family protein, translated to MPDRDEIDGKAGADRQGSFLEAPLPDHSGHRQRLRERFRKGGADALPDYELLELVLFRALPRRDTKGIAKRLLARFGSFAEVVNAPDPRLKEVDGVGDSVVTELKLVRAAALRMMRSELVQRPALASSKQVLDYLFAAQSYEHREQFRILFLDKRNRLIADEVQQQGTVDHTPVYVREVVKRALELSATAIILVHNHPSGDPTPSRADVDMTKQIVATAAPLGIAVHDHIIVGREGHASLKALRLI
- the map gene encoding type I methionyl aminopeptidase, which encodes MSNVEVGRAPDRDGKVRRHGPEAFAGMRKAGQLAAAALDMLTEHVKPGVTTEELDERVLAFALDHKAYPAPLNYRGFPKAICTSINHVVCHGIPGPKPLREGDIVNIDVTLIVDGWHGDTSRMYPVGPIGRRAERLITVTYEALQRGIAQVRPGNTTGHIGAAIQAYAEAERCSIVRDFCGHGLGRVFHDRPNILHYGEVGEGVVLEPGMLFTIEPMINLGRPHVKVLPDGWTAVTRDRELSAQFEHSVGVTETGVEVFTHSPAGIDFPHFQN